One Neovison vison isolate M4711 chromosome 2, ASM_NN_V1, whole genome shotgun sequence genomic window carries:
- the NR0B2 gene encoding nuclear receptor subfamily 0 group B member 2 encodes MSSSQPGTCPCQGAAGRPAILYALLSPSLRARPSVPPARSHCLCRQHRPVRLCAPHRTCREALDVLARTVGFLRNLPAFCQLPPQDQQRLLRGCWGPLFLLGLAQDTVTFEVAEAPVPSILKKILLEEPSSSTGGGQLPDRPQPSMAAVQWLRGCLESFWSLELGPKEYAFLKETILFNPDVPGLHASSHIGHLQQEAHHALWEVLEPCCSAGQGRLARVLLTASTLKSISPSLLGDLFFRPIIGDIDIAGLLEDMLLLSQPIPAQAEIKCRWGRGWQP; translated from the exons ATGAGCTCCAGCCAGCCAGGGACCTGCCCATGCCAGGGTGCTGCAGGCCGCCCAGCCATTCTGTACGCGCTTCTGAGCCCTAGCCTCAGGGCTAGGCCCTCTGTGCCCCCGGCTCGGAGTCACTGCCTGTGCAGACAGCATCGGCCCGTCCGGTTGTGCGCTCCGCATCGCACCTGCCGGGAGGCCTTGGATGTTCTGGCCAGGACGGTAGGCTTCCTCAGGAATCTGCCGGCCTTCTGCCAGCTGCCCCCTCAGGATCAGCAGCGGCTGCTGCGGGGCTGCTGGGGCCCCCTCTTCCTGCTGGGGTTGGCCCAAGACACCGTGACTTTCGAGGTGGCTGAGGCCCCGGTCCCCAGCATACTCAAGAAGATCTTGCTGGAGGAGCCCAGTAGCAGCACAGGCGGCGGCCAGCTGCCGGATCGGCCCCAACCCTCAATGGCAGCGGTGCAGTGGCTTCGGGGCTGCCTGGAGTCCTTCTGGAGCCTGGAGCTGGGCCCCAAGGAATATGCCTTCCTGAAAGAGACCATCCTCTTCAATCCTG acgTGCCAGGCCTCCATGCCTCCTCCCACATCGGACACCTGCAGCAAGAGGCTCACCATGCACtgtgggaggtcctggagccctGCTGCTCCGCTGGCCAAGGCCGCTTGGCCCGTGTCCTCCTCACAGCCTCCACTCTCAAGTCCATCTCACCCAGCCTGCTTGGGGACCTCTTCTTCCGCCCGATCATTGGAGACATTGACATCGCTGGCCTCCTTGAGGACATGCTTTTGCTGAGCCAACCTATTCCAGCCCAGGCTGAGATCAAGTGTAGGTGGGGCAGAGGCTGGCAGCCCTGA